GTGGCCGCTCCCCGACGGGCCGGTCGCCGAGATCAACACGCATCCGCTGGGGCAGTGATGGCGGGTCCGCACGTGGAGGTGGTCGTCGAGACGGCCGATGGCGGCTCCTCCGACGGATTCGAGGCCTCGGTGGCCGTGGCGGAGCCCGGTACCGCCGGACTGCGCCCGGTGACGGTCACCGTGCGGCACACCGGAGCGGAGCCCGTCGCTGCCTCGGTCCGGCTGAGCGCCGTGGTGGCCGGATGGAGCCCCGGCGGCCAGGATCCGTGGTGGCTGATCCCGGGCGCGTTCTACGGCGAGAACCGCCCGGCCGAGTGCGAGCGGACCTTCCCGCGCTTCGCCCTGGGCGCGGTCGATCCCGAGGCTATGGTGAGCCCGGCGTGGGAGCTCCGCGCCGACCGTGCGGCCACTCCGGCCGTCTTCGGCTGGAGCGAGACCGGCGGTGTGGCCCTCGTGGCCCCGGAGTCCTCCCCGCTGGGGATGACCGGGCTGGGGCTTGCCGCGGACGAGGCCGGTGCGCGGGTGCACCTGCGGTTCCCGTTCTCCGAGCACCCGGTCTCCTACGACGGCTCCCAGGTGGCGGCACCGGCGGAGCAGGCCAGCCACACCTGGCAGCCCGGCGAGAGCCACGAGCTGACGGCGTGGGTGGCCGAGCTCGACGCAGACCGCCACGGGTACGCCGGGGTGCTGCGCGCCGTGCACGGGCGCTGGGCCGGCGAGGCGCCGATCGAGCCATGGGTGAGCATTCCCGAGGCCGCGCACATCGCCGCCGAAGGGCTCGTGCGATGGCACTACGACCCCGATCCGGGCGTGCTGCTGGAGACGATGGGCTTCGACCGCGGTATCGGCGGCACCGATCGGCAGGCCATGCACATCGGCTGGATCAGCGGTATCCCGTGGGCGCAGGCACTGCTCGGGTACGGGTACCGGGCCGGCGACGCGGCCGCGGTGGGCGCGGCCGAGCGGGTGATCGACTTCTGCACGGCCGAGCTCGCCCCGTGCGGGACCTTCTGGGGCACCTGGTACCGCGCAAGCGGGTGGGCGCAGTCCTGGTCACCGGTCAAGGGGGCCCTGCACGCCCGCACCCTTGGGGAGGCGGCACTGTTCCTGGTCCGTGCCCTCGGTAGCCCCTCCGGGGCGAGCCACCCGCAGTGGCGCGCGGCCGCCGTCGGCAATCTCGACGTGATGACCGGGCGCCAGCGCGCGGACGGCAACCTCGGCACGCTGCACCACATGCAGACCGGGCAGGTGATGAGCTGGTCCGGGGCCGCCGGGCTGACCTGGGTCGCAGCGCTGTGCGAGGCGGGCGAGCAGGGCCTGGACGAGGGCGGTCGCTACCTGGCGGCGGCCGAACGTGCGGGGGAGTACTACGCGCAATTCGTCGAGGCGGAGTTCCTCTACGGTGCGCCGGAGGATGTGGACCTGGCCCCGAGCTCGGAGGACGGCTATGCGGCCGTGCTCGCCTACGTGGCGCTGCACCGGCGGACCGGTGAGGGGCGGTGGCTGGACCTGGCCCGCCGCGCCGCGGACTGGTTGCTGACCTTCCGCTACACCTACAACACCGCCTTCGATCCGCGCACCCCGCTCGGGATGTACGGATTCGCGAGGCGGGGCGCCGACAACGCCTCCCCGTCGAACCCGCACCTGCACGCCTACGGCCTGGTCTGCACCGCCGAGATGCTCCAGCTCGCCGAGGCGCTCGGGGACAGCTACTACGCCGAGCGCGCGTTGGAGCACCTGGCCTGCTTCCGCCAGTGCGTGCCGCGCGTGGACGGGGAGATGAACGCCTATCGCGGCATGATCACCGAGCGGTACTACCAGACGGCGGCATTCCAGCCGAAGGGCATGATCCTCGGCCTCTCGCACGCCTGGTGCGTGGGAGTGCTGTTGCTGGGGGCCGAGCAGGCGCTGGGTGCCGGGCACGCTGACGCGTGAGCCCGCGTTGCCCCGAATCGTCGGGGGCGGCGAGCGTGAGCCGACAGAGCGAGGCAACGCGGCACCAGGCGAGGAGCGATGACGAGGTTCCGGGCGGAGGACGTCGCACTGCTGACCCGGCGAGGCTCAGCCCAGCACGCTGACCAGGAGCATGACCATTCCGAGCACGACGCCGAGCGCCCCGAGCAGGAACGTCCCGCGCTGCCACCCGACCGGCGGGCCGGCACCGCGGGGGCGGCTGCGGTCGGCCGAACCGCCGAGAGCCAGCGCGCCGAAGACGACCGCGGCGATGCGCAGGTCGGTGGCGGCGATGACCTCGCCGTAGGCAGCGGGGGAGAGGAGTCGCAGGATCAGCGCGGCCACGCCCGATCCGGCGCTGACGAGGGCGACGGCGGTCACGAGCCACCGCGCGTGCAGGATGCCGGCGCGCTGCTCACTCATCGAGCCCGACACTACCGCTCCCCCTCAGCCGTTCAGGTCGAGAACCTCGAAGGTGGTGGCATGGCGCACGCCGAGGGCGGGCCCGGCGGCTGAGCACAGCTCGTCGAGGAAAGCCACCGGGTCGAACTCCCAGCTCAGGCCCTCGATGTAGGCGCGATGCTCCTGCAGCGAGGCGACGCCGTCGTCGAAGGTGGCGGTGACGTCGACCGCGTGGGTGGACTGAGGGGAGACCGCCAGCCAGACCTGACGGACGCCGTTCCACGGCTCGAGCCCGTCGGTGAGCTCCTCGGGGAAGATCCAGCGATTGCCCGCATCCCGCACGGCGTCGAGCGTGGCGCGCCCGGTGGCGATGTGGTCGGCCTGGTTGAGCGACCCACCGGGCCAGGTGTCGCGGAAGTTGCCGGTGATCACGATCTCCGGGCGATGCTTGCGGACCTGGGCGGCGATGGCCCGCCGCAGCGCGACGCCGTACTCGAGGACGCCGTCGGGCAGGCGGAGGAACTCCACCTGGTCGACGCCGACGACCTTCGCCGAGGCGATCTCCTCCTGCTCGCGCAGCGGTCCCGACTCGGCCGGGTCGAGGGCGTCGATCCCGGCCTCGCCGGAGGTCACCATGCAGTAGACGATGTGCTTGCCCTGCCCGGTCCAGCGGGCGATGGCGGCCGCGGTGCCGAACTCGAGGTCGTCCGGGTGGGCGACGACGGCCAGGGCGGTGGTCCAGTCCTCATCGATCTCGGGCAGGCGGGGCTGATCGGTCATCGCAGGCTCCTTCGGCTCTGGTCGGTGGTCGGGAACGGGTCGCCCTCCAGCCGGGCGCCGCTGATCCAGCGCACCCCGGCGGTGCCGGCCCGGCCCGCGAGGAGCGAGAGGCGGCGGGCGGGATGGGGCAGGCCGAGCGGTTCGCGCGCCCAGGCGGGCAGGCTCACGACGGCGCCGCGTGCCAGCAGCGCGTAGCCGGGCCGGACGGCGGCGGGAACCGGCGGGCGGTGCAGCAGGAACTGCGCCACCTCGCGGGCCTCGGCGGTGGCGGCGAGCTCGGGCCGGTAGCGCTCGAGGGCGTCCTCGAGCTCGGCCACGGTGGTCGGGACGTCGGCGGCACCCAGCCGGGCGGCGACCGTGCCGGCCTGCTGGACGTAGGTGTCCTGCTCGGCGGGGGAGAGGCGGCGGGCGCCGAACAGACGATGGGAGGTGAGGAAGGAGTCGATCTCGGCGATGTGCACCCAGGTCAGCAGGTGCGGATCGTCGGCGCGGTAGGCGCGCCCGTCCGGGGCGACGCCACGGATGCGGGCGTGGACGGCCTGCACGATCGCGATCGCTTCCTCGGCGTGTTCGACCGTCGCATAGGTGGTGGTGGCGATGTAGGTGGCGGTGCGCGCCAGCCGGCCCCAGACGTCCTCCCGGTAGCGCGAGTGCTGCGCCACACCGGCCATCGCCAGCGGATGCAGGGCCTGCAGCAGCAGTGCGCGGATGCCGCCGACGTACATCGAGGTGTCCCCGTGCACCACCCCGATCGGGGAGTCCGGCGCGAACCAGCGCGGGCCGGGTGTGGCGTGGATCCTCCGGCGGGCGCCGACCGGGTCCGGCCCGGCCACGCGCTGCATCAACGCGGTGTTCAGCCGGCGGCGGGCCTGATCGAGCGGGTGCACCTTCCCAGTGTGACCTATGGCCCACCCGCGGCGCTCGCTGCGATTGGGAGGTTGCGCCTGGGCTGCGGTAGTCTCGACCCCGGCTCGTACAGCGGGCCTTCGGGCTGTGGCGCAGCTTGGTAGCGCACTTGACTGGGGGTCAAGGGGTCGTGGGTTCGAATCCCGCCAGCCCGACTGATTGTGATGTCGCAAGACATCGGAATAGCCCGAACCCACGGATTGTGGGTTCGGGCTAGTTCTTCGTGGGGGCTGGTCCTGGGGGGCGTCCGGTGGGTTGGTAGCGCTTGGTGGGGTCGAGGGTGAGCTCGCGCAGGATCTCGCCGGTGGCGGCATTGATGATGGTGATGTCGAGGTCGGCGATGAGGAGGATCACGGGGGTTCGGGCGTGGGTTCGTCCGATGCCGATGTGGTGGAGGGTGCCGCCGTGGCGGAGGGTGACTTTGCCGGCGTTATCGACGCGGTCGTGGCGCACGCGGTGGTGAGGTTCGCCGGGTGTGGTGGCGGGGGTGGCCTTGGGGCGGGTGGTGTAGGCGGTGGCCGGGGTTGCCCGGTGGGGTAGGGACCGGTGGGGGCGTCGGTGGTTGTACTCGGTGGTGAACTCATCGAGCAGCGCTTGCAGGGCGGTGATGGTGGTGGGCTGGTCGGGGCGGGCGCGTAGCCACTTCTTGAGGGTCTGCTGGAAGCGCTCGACTTTGCCCTGGGTGGTGGGGTGGCCAGGCTTGCCGTTCTTCTGGATGATGCCGCGTCGGTGCAGGTCGGTCTCCAGTGCGGTGCGTCCACCGCGGCGCTTCTTGCTGGCCAGGCGCACGGTGTAGACCAGGCCGTTGTCGGTCAGGGTGGAGGCGGGGTAGCCGTGTTCGCGGGCGGTCTGGGCGAAGGTGGCGGCCACGATGGTGGAGGTGATCGCTTTGTGGGCGCTCAGGTGCAGCACGGCGCGGGAGTGGTCATCGAGCCAGGTGATGATCTCGGTGTCGGCGCCGGCGCGTCCGCTGGGGCGGGTGAGGCGGTAGTGGGTGAAGTCCGATTGCCAGCACTCGTTCGGCTGCGCGGCTTCGAAACGCACGTAGGAGGACTTCGGTCGCTTCTTCGGCTCGGCGGTGATGAGCCCGGCGCGGGTCAGGATCCGGTGGATCGTGGCCCGGTGGACCTCGATGTGGTGGGTGTGGCCCAGGTGCCAGGCGATCGTTTCGGCGCCGCAGTCCAGGCCAGCACGCGACAGGCGGGCGCGGATGGCCACGATCAGCTCCACGACCTCGGCATCGGTGGCCCTCGGCGTGGTGTGGGGGCGCCGCGAGCGTGGGACGAATGCGGCCTCGCCCTCGAGCCGATAGCGGGCCATCAACTTGGAGATCCAACTCTGGGATACGCCGTAGCGGCGAGCGATGGCGGACTGAGACTGGCCCGAGTTCACCGCGGTCACCACCAGGCGTCGCTTGTTGTCCATAGACCACGAGCCTGGCCACAGCGGCTATACCGATCTCGTGCGACACCCCTATTCCCATGACCCGCGACACCCTATTCCGATGTCCTGCACCAGCACACCGCCAGCCCGACTGATTGCGATGTCGCAGGACATCGCCACTAGCCCGGGCCCACGGATTGTGGGTTCGGGCTAGTTCTTTGTGGGAGTGGGGTGCGCCCCAGCGCCTTTTGACGAGGAACCGTGTCACCCACGACCATGGTGACCGCGAGCCTCACCGCGCGTCCGTGCTCGGCTCGGCTTCACCGTGTCGCGACCACCGGGTGCTGGCGGGGGTAGATCGGCGCATCGGTCGCGGTGTCAT
Above is a window of Ruania suaedae DNA encoding:
- a CDS encoding PIG-L deacetylase family protein, which encodes MTDQPRLPEIDEDWTTALAVVAHPDDLEFGTAAAIARWTGQGKHIVYCMVTSGEAGIDALDPAESGPLREQEEIASAKVVGVDQVEFLRLPDGVLEYGVALRRAIAAQVRKHRPEIVITGNFRDTWPGGSLNQADHIATGRATLDAVRDAGNRWIFPEELTDGLEPWNGVRQVWLAVSPQSTHAVDVTATFDDGVASLQEHRAYIEGLSWEFDPVAFLDELCSAAGPALGVRHATTFEVLDLNG
- a CDS encoding oxygenase MpaB family protein codes for the protein MHPLDQARRRLNTALMQRVAGPDPVGARRRIHATPGPRWFAPDSPIGVVHGDTSMYVGGIRALLLQALHPLAMAGVAQHSRYREDVWGRLARTATYIATTTYATVEHAEEAIAIVQAVHARIRGVAPDGRAYRADDPHLLTWVHIAEIDSFLTSHRLFGARRLSPAEQDTYVQQAGTVAARLGAADVPTTVAELEDALERYRPELAATAEAREVAQFLLHRPPVPAAVRPGYALLARGAVVSLPAWAREPLGLPHPARRLSLLAGRAGTAGVRWISGARLEGDPFPTTDQSRRSLR
- a CDS encoding IS481 family transposase, whose translation is MDNKRRLVVTAVNSGQSQSAIARRYGVSQSWISKLMARYRLEGEAAFVPRSRRPHTTPRATDAEVVELIVAIRARLSRAGLDCGAETIAWHLGHTHHIEVHRATIHRILTRAGLITAEPKKRPKSSYVRFEAAQPNECWQSDFTHYRLTRPSGRAGADTEIITWLDDHSRAVLHLSAHKAITSTIVAATFAQTAREHGYPASTLTDNGLVYTVRLASKKRRGGRTALETDLHRRGIIQKNGKPGHPTTQGKVERFQQTLKKWLRARPDQPTTITALQALLDEFTTEYNHRRPHRSLPHRATPATAYTTRPKATPATTPGEPHHRVRHDRVDNAGKVTLRHGGTLHHIGIGRTHARTPVILLIADLDITIINAATGEILRELTLDPTKRYQPTGRPPGPAPTKN